Proteins co-encoded in one uncultured Draconibacterium sp. genomic window:
- a CDS encoding PQQ-binding-like beta-propeller repeat protein, giving the protein MKYWIVAFLIILSFGAVAQPSDSWPIFRGEQHLTGVSKTTLPDYPKLLWTFETGDNIKSAPVVANNKVVIGSTDGFVYCVDTSGKLLWKFNTENSIEAPALILDNTVYVGNLDGMLFALNLDNGEKLWDYECENQIIGSANWWSEDGTTYIFMGSYDYYLHCVDAKTGELKWKYESDNFINGAAACADGKAIFGGCDGYLHVVDVTTGKLVEKIDVATYVAGSVTIENNKAYVGDYDGRFFQVDIENDKTTWVWSDEKTNLQFIASPALIGDKVLTANHNKFLYCFNKNTGEKLWEYNTGRQVEASPVIVKNKVVVANMRGDLAIVNLSDGKPVWTYEIGSQIISNPAVANGQLFVGAYDGNIYCFGE; this is encoded by the coding sequence ATGAAGTATTGGATAGTAGCTTTTTTAATCATTTTGAGTTTTGGAGCTGTTGCTCAGCCATCTGATTCGTGGCCCATTTTTCGCGGTGAGCAGCACTTGACCGGTGTCTCAAAAACCACACTGCCTGATTATCCAAAACTTTTATGGACTTTCGAAACCGGCGACAACATCAAGTCGGCACCGGTAGTTGCGAACAACAAAGTGGTGATTGGTTCTACCGATGGTTTTGTATACTGTGTTGATACTTCTGGAAAATTATTGTGGAAATTCAATACTGAAAATTCAATCGAAGCACCCGCGCTCATTCTTGATAATACAGTCTATGTAGGTAATTTGGATGGGATGCTTTTTGCACTCAATCTTGATAACGGCGAAAAATTGTGGGATTACGAATGTGAAAACCAAATTATCGGTTCGGCAAACTGGTGGTCTGAAGATGGTACAACCTATATTTTTATGGGCAGTTACGATTACTACCTTCATTGTGTTGATGCCAAAACCGGTGAGTTAAAATGGAAATATGAGTCGGATAACTTCATTAACGGAGCAGCAGCTTGCGCTGATGGAAAAGCTATATTTGGTGGCTGCGACGGATACCTTCACGTGGTGGACGTAACAACAGGAAAATTGGTAGAAAAAATTGATGTGGCGACCTATGTTGCCGGGTCGGTTACCATAGAAAACAATAAAGCTTATGTTGGTGATTATGATGGACGTTTTTTTCAGGTTGATATAGAAAATGACAAAACAACCTGGGTGTGGTCTGACGAAAAAACCAACTTGCAGTTTATTGCTTCGCCCGCTTTAATTGGCGATAAAGTTTTAACGGCCAACCACAATAAGTTTTTGTATTGTTTCAACAAAAATACAGGAGAGAAACTTTGGGAATACAATACCGGACGGCAAGTGGAAGCCTCTCCGGTAATTGTTAAAAATAAGGTAGTTGTGGCGAATATGCGTGGCGATTTGGCCATTGTGAACCTTTCGGATGGAAAGCCTGTTTGGACTTATGAAATAGGAAGCCAGATCATTAGTAACCCTGCTGTGGCCAACGGTCAGCTTTTTGTGGGAGCTTACGATGGAAACATTTATTGTTTTGGCGAATAA